A part of Chloroflexota bacterium genomic DNA contains:
- a CDS encoding DUF3892 domain-containing protein: MQKFQGPTLEFLPWWDAFTPGRTLLEDLETIKGRADAALLVVSPESETVVSDLHQPGGDRYYTDAGGTRANVVVVTCPSCTFNDYLRTDPDRTTSNNLLSLPRV; this comes from the coding sequence TTGCAGAAGTTCCAAGGACCGACGCTTGAGTTTCTGCCGTGGTGGGACGCGTTCACACCGGGCCGGACGTTGTTGGAAGATCTCGAAACCATCAAGGGACGCGCCGACGCCGCGCTGCTGGTCGTCTCTCCAGAGTCAGAGACGGTCGTCAGCGACCTGCACCAGCCCGGTGGCGACCGCTACTACACCGATGCGGGCGGGACGCGCGCGAATGTCGTGGTGGTGACGTGCCCATCCTGCACCTTCAACGACTACCTCCGGACGGACCCGGACAGGACGACCAGCAACAACCTTCTGAGTCTGCCAAGGGTCTAG